TTCGAACCGCTTCATAATCCCCGGCAGGATACACGGTGCCTCCATATAGCTTGGTTGGGAACGGAACAGAACCCAATTCCACCTGATACTCATACTTCAAACCGCGACTGGCCAGCTCTTCTCCTACTCTATTTTCAATCTCGGACAAATGCTCACGAATGACATGGCGCGCTTCATCCAGACTTTGCGGATTCTCCAGTTCGCCTACCCACTCGCCCATCTGAGCAACGACAGCATCCCGAATCTCGCGTTTCACCAATTGATCTCCCGGTGCATCCGAGTTTGCTAGAATACGCAAGCGGATCGATTGTTCAGGAATCGCTGTGGCCGCCACAGCTGCATCCGTTTTCTGACCTTCCCACATCATGATCATCATCATAAGACATACAATAATAAGTCCAATTTGCTTTACAATTCGTCTGTTCATTCCGTTCTCCCCCTCGGCTCTCTGATCACGCGACCTGCAACTCTCTCATGTCTATCAGTATGTCCGGAAGAGACGGAAATAAACCTATCATTTGCAATAAATCTACTAGAGTTTATTCAAAAAGTTTGCTTTTAATTACGAAGGATGCCTAGCTGCATCATCAACGTTGGATATGAAATTCTCAGCCGAAATAAGCGGGCCTTATTAAGGTTGTTTTCCCCGGAAACATTCCAGTTGCTCACGTAGTTTATCCTCCACTCCACTACTCCATTTCTTGCTTCATCTCATCTTCTCGTTACTGGAACTATACTCAAACGTTACTAAAAAACATTTTTTTTGAGCATGTACTACTAGTATCTGTGTTTAAACTCAGGCAAGTTATGCGATGACGAATGTCAGCTTTCAAATAGCCTTGAAGACTGTACTAGCTAACCCTGACGAATGACTCTGGCGAACGATTCTCGCGAAGGACCAGTCGATGTTCTAAGGAACCGAGGACGTCTTATTCGGCCTTCAGGTCTTCTTTTGAAATTGTAAGGAACACGCGACACGTTATTTCCCAAAATCATCTGACCAACATGCTACAAAAGGCTGTTTATGCTGATATAACGTGTCTCTGATTCCTTAGCTTTCTCCAAGCGCTCCAAATCC
The window above is part of the Paenibacillus sp. 1781tsa1 genome. Proteins encoded here:
- the spoIIR gene encoding stage II sporulation protein R — its product is MNRRIVKQIGLIIVCLMMMIMMWEGQKTDAAVAATAIPEQSIRLRILANSDAPGDQLVKREIRDAVVAQMGEWVGELENPQSLDEARHVIREHLSEIENRVGEELASRGLKYEYQVELGSVPFPTKLYGGTVYPAGDYEAVRITLGEGKGQNWWCVLFPPLCFIDAGTGDALAKPSNVSAAAAEPGDVDASVQGETPEARFFLWDMAVKLWSWVTGLFA